The Micromonospora sp. WMMD1102 genomic interval GGCAGTCGCCGACCGGCGCACCTGCGTGTTGACGGCGGCGGCCTTCGACTTCGCCATCGCCTGAGCCAGTCGGGCGTCACGGCGGGCGTTGAGTCGCTGCCGGGCAGCCTCGCGACGCTTCCGCCCCCGGCGGGCATCCCACGCCACCTTCCCGGCCGCGAGACCAGCGGCCGCGAGGCCAGCAGTCGCGCGACGCAACGGGCCACGGTGCTTCGGCTTGTCACCGGTGACCGCCTTCCGCGCCGCAGCCCACGCCTGTCGCGGGGTCGGCCGCTTACCGTCCGCTGGGGTGGCGGTCGCGGACCGGATGGCATCCGACATGCGCGGCCCCGGCTCGCGACGGTTCGCGAGCTTCCGTCGGGCGGCGGCGACCTTGCTTCCGGTCAGCGGCGACTTCGACGACGAGCCCGGCTTTGACCCGGCACGCCGGAACCCGGCGGGCCCGCCATGCGATCCGCCGCCCGAGCTGCGCCCCTGGCCACCGAACAGGCCACCGCCACGACCCCGGCCGGACGCGCCGGCCCGGGGAGACGGTGACGGCTTACTGCCGGCCGGGCGCCCGCCACCGGCAGCACGGCCGGCGGTAGACGGACGACCCCCGCCGCTTGCGCGGTTGGCACTGCTGCGGCCCGGGGTGCCGGCACTCGACCGGCCCGCCCGAGGCAGCCCACCTGCTCGGCCACCCGACGACGACCGGCCGGGCGAACCGAACAGGCCCCCGCCACCCCCGCCACCTCCGGACTGGCGTGCCTGCTTCGCCGCCCGAGCACCACCCGCCTTCCGGCCAGCAGACGCCGCAGCAACAGCAGCAGCACCGGCAGCGCCAGCGGCGAGGACCATCCCGCCGCCAGCGGTGACAACGGTCGCCCCGCCGATCACGGCTGCGTTCAGGGCTCCGACAGCGACCGGGCGCACCGACACCGTCGGACGAGTAGCTGCCCGCGACTTGGCGGGCTTAGGTGCCGCCTGCTGCGGCGTGATCGTGGTGGTATCGGACATTCCCGGCCTCCCCTCCTTGGTTACTGGTTGTTGATGTCGCGGTTAGCGGTTAGCGCCGTCATCGGCGACAACCGAGGCGGATTCAGGGTCCACGCAGTGCAGCCCCCCCCTCTGACCTGGGGCGATATCCGCGATGACGGCGCCAACCGATATCGCCACGCCAACACGGACAGTCACCGACGTTCGCGGATGCGCTCGTAGAACGCGGCCAGGATCAGCAGTGCCACCACCCCGCCGAGGATCTGCGCCTGCCCGGTCCGGTCGGCGTACAGCCACGACCACAGGGCCAGCAGGCCGAAGACACCGGCGGTCCCGGCAAGCCCAGTCGACAGCGGCATCACCGCCGCGACCTGCCCGTTTGTCGGCTCCGGCTCGGTGGCCATGGCCACGGCGGTGCTGGTTCGCCGCACCAGGTCAGTCGTCATCGGTCCTCCTTCTTCGGCCCGGTCGGCATCGGGTCCGGCCACGGCCATCCGTACGTCACGTCCATCTCGTCCTCCTCGGGTTCTTCGGCTCATTCGGGTCGTCGAGGACCCTTCGTTTCCACGTCTCGGCTTCCTGTCGGATCGCCTCGGCACTATCCGGTGAGGGCTGCGGCGAGGCCACGGCTGTCCTCCTTGTCGTCGTCGGAGAGGTCCCCACCGCTCGCCCCGCTGCCGCTCTCCGAACGCCGACCGGCGCCGTTCACCGACGGGCTCCCCGCCTCCCCGGTGAGGGCTCTCCGCCCGTTCCCCGCAGCGGCACTCCGGTGGTGCTCCGCGATCGCAGACTGGAGACGCTGGAGACGCTCCCCGCCCGCCCCGGTGATGTCCCGAATCTGCGGCTGCGACCACTGCCACTCCGGCTCCGGATGTGCGCGGAGAAGCGCCTGAAGTGCCTCTTCGTCGCTCATCCGGGGCCGGTTGGATGCCCCGCCGGTCTTGGCGGAGAGGCCACCCCGCTGTCCGGTGCGCCCCTTGCGGGCCTCCCCGTTGCGGTAGTCGGAGAGCTTCACCGTCGACATCTCTGCCCGGATCCGGGCGACCGTCTCCGCCGTCTCCGCCTGCAACCGGGCCACCGTCTCCGACAGTTCGGCCCGGTGCTTTTCCGACACCTCGGAGAGCGTGCCCCGGAGAGCCGCCGCAGTCCTCTCCGCCTCCTGCGCGGAGAGCCGAGCGGCAGTCGTCTCCGACCGGGCGGCGGAGAGCTGTTCGGCGATCACCGCCGCCTCCTGCCGCGCTTCGATCCACTGCCCTTCGAGCCGGTCGAGACGCGCCTGTGCCTGCGCCAGTTCGGTGCGGGCGGTCGTCACCTGACGGTCGGCGAGGCTCTCCGCCCGGTGCACCGTCTCCGTCGCCTGCTGTCGCAGCCGGGCCATCTCCGCCTCAACGGCGGTGCGGGTCTCCTCTGCCTGCCGGAGAGCCGCAGCGGCACGGTTCTCCGCCGCCGTCTTCTCCGCCACCGCCTGCCGCAGCCTCTCCGCCGTGTCGGTCCGCTGCTGCTTCTCCGTCTCGAAGTCGGCGACCACCTGAGCAAGCCGGGCAGACATCTCCGCCATCTCCTCGTCGCGGGCGGAGAGGACGTTGTCGAGTTGCTGCACCCGCGCCCACGGGGCGACCACCGACCACCACGGGGCAGGAAGGGTGCCCGTCTGCACGTTGACCTTGAAGCGGGCGATCCGCTTCGCACGCCGCACCATCTCCAGGTGCGCGACCGCGTGGCGCACCGACCCGTACCAGACGATCTGGTCATCGGTCGGGGTGGCCGGCAGCGGGCGCGGCGGGTGGTTCTGCCACGCCAGCCAGGCGCACAGGGTGTTCGGCAGGTACGTGACCCAACGGAGGCCGAACACCGGGGAGATCCGGGCGGTCTTCTTCTCCGTGTGGCTGCGGAACAGGTCCAACAGTTCGTGGAGGATCGCCATCGCACCGAGGGCCAGGAACGCGAGGTACATCGCGGCGAACGTGGACGCGATCGTGCGGTCGTACTCGTGCGAGAAGCCGATGGTCGCCGACACGGCGGTGGCGACCCACACAACCCGAGCCGCTCGGTTCGCGGACCGGCCGCCGCGCACAGCGGCGAACATGAGGACGGCGAATGCGATCGCCACGCCGTCGAGGGTGGCGGGGACGAGGTATTCCCAGCCACCGGTCCAGTTGAGGGTGTCGCGGCCCCAGCCGATCAGGTTCTTCGCCGAGCCGATGAGGACGCCGGCCCAGAGGATGACGGAGACGGCTACGGAGGCGTAGAAGAGGCCACCGAGCGGGTTGCTGCCGTCCTTGTTGGGGGTCGGGTTCGCGTTGCGCGCCTTGTTGAGTCGGTAGCGCATGACGAGGAGAGCGACGAAGAGGACCGCCGCCAGGGCGAGCCACACCAGCGCCGGAATGCTGTCCAACCAGCCGGCGAACTGGCCCCACATGCCCGGCTCGACCGGGGGTGTGACCGTGCCGACGGCCGGTGCCTCCCCGTCGTCGGGCCTGAACAGTGCGGACTCGTAGGTCACCGGCCGGCTCCTCTCTCTGGTCTGTGAGGTCTTCTCGGGTCGATCGACCATCACCGTCATCAGTGTGCCACACTGTTGGAGGTAATGGAGGTTCGGGGGGTAGCAGAGGTCTTGGAGGTTTCG includes:
- a CDS encoding DUF2637 domain-containing protein, translated to MTYESALFRPDDGEAPAVGTVTPPVEPGMWGQFAGWLDSIPALVWLALAAVLFVALLVMRYRLNKARNANPTPNKDGSNPLGGLFYASVAVSVILWAGVLIGSAKNLIGWGRDTLNWTGGWEYLVPATLDGVAIAFAVLMFAAVRGGRSANRAARVVWVATAVSATIGFSHEYDRTIASTFAAMYLAFLALGAMAILHELLDLFRSHTEKKTARISPVFGLRWVTYLPNTLCAWLAWQNHPPRPLPATPTDDQIVWYGSVRHAVAHLEMVRRAKRIARFKVNVQTGTLPAPWWSVVAPWARVQQLDNVLSARDEEMAEMSARLAQVVADFETEKQQRTDTAERLRQAVAEKTAAENRAAAALRQAEETRTAVEAEMARLRQQATETVHRAESLADRQVTTARTELAQAQARLDRLEGQWIEARQEAAVIAEQLSAARSETTAARLSAQEAERTAAALRGTLSEVSEKHRAELSETVARLQAETAETVARIRAEMSTVKLSDYRNGEARKGRTGQRGGLSAKTGGASNRPRMSDEEALQALLRAHPEPEWQWSQPQIRDITGAGGERLQRLQSAIAEHHRSAAAGNGRRALTGEAGSPSVNGAGRRSESGSGASGGDLSDDDKEDSRGLAAALTG